The DNA sequence AACAAGAACTAGATTTATGATTTTTGAGTTAAGAAGGGAAATATTCACCTCATCCCTTCTGTAAGTATTATCTGTTATGTAGCAGAAATCTTCCACATGTGGAGGAGTGATCTCTTCATACTTCCTGTTTGATCAAACAAATTCAAGAATTAGGCCTTCAGAGCTTATGATCTAACATTAACAACTTCAATATTGATGAACTTACGAGGCGATCAGCATTGAAGATACGCCCAACAATTGAAGCCTTTGCCTACTGAGGATGTTCATTGATAGGTATCTATCGATGTAAGAGATGGATAGATACAGAGAATCGGGGCCGAGTTTGTATTCCTCAGCAACCTCAACCATCCAATCAACCAAAACCCCTCTCATATTGGCACTTACATCCGTCTGGATCTTCTCTATGTAATTAGGAATCGGCCTTCTTTTCGGTTCCGCCTGAAGAGGATCATCACATGAGAAACAACCAAGATCAcgaaaacaaaatacaccaaaTTCCAAAATCAGAATCCATTTGCACGAGCAAGGTGATTAGTTAGAGAAGAATCTTACCTCCATTTTGCGAAGATAAGAATAGATATCCGATGAATAAGGCCCCTTCATCTCAGGATCGTCCAAGATATCATCAATACTCAACGTCGGTTCATTATCTTCAACAACAACCGTCTTGATCGTCGGAGCAACACCAACCTTACATCTCTTTTTAGGCTTGCATTTGGTAATCTGAGATTTGGCCCTTCTCTTCTGCGGCAGTGAGCCAGTAACGTTCTGAATATTCGAAAGCTCTCCAAGAACCACCCGCTTTTTAGTGACGGGTTGATCCTCGGGCATGGAAGCCATGGCAGCTCTCTTCTTGGAAGCACGAGTAACACGGACAGAGTTCTGAGTCTCAGCCATTTGATCCTGAACTCAATCGACCTTTCACTGGATCGGAAATTGGAAAGGAAATCGAGAGAGATGGAAGGAGCGAAGGGT is a window from the Cucurbita pepo subsp. pepo cultivar mu-cu-16 chromosome LG07, ASM280686v2, whole genome shotgun sequence genome containing:
- the LOC111798614 gene encoding putative cyclin-A3-1, translating into MAETQNSVRVTRASKKRAAMASMPEDQPVTKKRVVLGELSNIQNVTGSLPQKRRAKSQITKCKPKKRCKVGVAPTIKTVVVEDNEPTLSIDDILDDPEMKGPYSSDIYSYLRKMEAEPKRRPIPNYIEKIQTDVSANMRGVLVDWMVEVAEEYKLGPDSLYLSISYIDRYLSMNILSRQRLQLLGVSSMLIASKYEEITPPHVEDFCYITDNTYRRDEVVKMEADILKSLNFEMGNPTAKTFLRRFTNIAQEDFKTPSLQLEFLGHYLAELSLLDYNFVKFLPSLVAASAVFLAKFIMRPKLHPWGSNIQQYTGYKPADLRSSVLLLHDLYMARRGGSLIAVREKYKLHMFKCVAMMPSPPEIPFSYFEEA